The proteins below come from a single Oncorhynchus keta strain PuntledgeMale-10-30-2019 chromosome 1, Oket_V2, whole genome shotgun sequence genomic window:
- the zgc:153738 gene encoding dynein regulatory complex protein 11, translating into MSHSTYNKLWADAQVELNSLLTQEFPAQPPRPEKDRVVFFQRLATLYVRYVQIFRQLEEAYDQVVHPQKRKVIREVLDGVMGRVLELKNEMVEKEFSEYHYMDDVIQDLKLTPEDIEIPIPRYFLSERSKVLQERRNMLSNILNLIEVVERPKPVGVRALNLEEAIKIIQVSERARQGRLRAKFMREIQRDEERQRRAKDRDLGAAAIDTAVVRIQKVWKGYVQRKRTKREREEEMIFLGMAMEPRHTQPCPAITAALANEARRRGKQEEHEEDYQKSIVAITDKLREVEGPDMRETMKDQIRQWFIECHDATGTFPDYPEEEDGGSTLIFAEKTPQQLMEELAAKDEEDANKSTKGKEEKKDKGKKDKGKGGDEEEESGLKMLPSAFLGDLEVGHKTFGEVWQNRTESKNFSQRHEAELIKEEKRKEIEVEIRLQVDELMRQELANWKLAVDKDKGGKAKGGAKKKKGSKSGKKKKKDKDLTADRNIESLYQELVEQGLLKQSDNVKLQDYLGDYSYLGTTLRQTDIEPMPSLSDVRQVIALYAVLPLGSQVVHEKAPLVKAILLAGPAGVGKKMLVHAICQETGANLFDLSPLNLAGKYPGKSGLAMMLHMVFKVARLLQPSVVWIGDTEKMFYKKVPKEEKELDPKRLKKDLPKILKSIKGEDRVLVVGTTHDPFNADLKSLCKVYSKIILIPRPDYASRYVMWRQLIKKNGGQVTAALDLSSLAKISDGYTQGHMVQVVRSILTERRVQQLTKRPLGAAEFVAPLAKIDPVFQDEEEALKNWYAKTPLGKKRAKAASGKEGEEEAPTKGGKDAKKKGKK; encoded by the exons ATGTCTCACAG TACATACAACAAACTGTGGGCTGATGCCCAGGTCGAGTTGAACTCCCTTCTGACTCAGGAGTTCCCTGCTCAGCCTCCTCGCCCAGAGAAGGACCGAGTGGTGTTCTTCCAACGCCTGGCCACCCTCTACGTGCGCTACGTGCAGATCTTCAGGCAGCTGGAGGAGGCCTATGACCAGGTGGTTCATCCCCAGAAGAGGAAAGTGATCCGGGAGGTCCTGGATGGCGTGATGGGGCGGGTGCTGGAACTCAAGAATGAGATGGTGGAGAAAGAGTTTTCTGAGTACCATTACATGGACGATGTCATCCAGGACTTGAAGCTCACGCCT GAGGACATTGAGATCCCCATCCCTCGATATTTCCTCAGTGAACGCAGCAAGGTGTTGCAGGAGAGACGGAATATGCTCTCCAACATCCTCAACCTCATCGAGGTAGTAGAGCGACCCAAA CCTGTAGGAGTGCGTGCACTGAACCTGGAGGAAGCCATAAAGATCATCCAGGTGTCAGAGAGGGCCCGTCAGGGTCGCCTGAGGGCCAAGTTCATGAGGGAGATCCAGCGCGATGAGGAAAGGCAGAGGAGGGCCAAGGACAGGGACCTGGGGGCCGCGGCCATCGACACGGCTGTGGTCCGCATCCAGAAG GTGTGGAAGGGTTATGTGCAGAGGAAAAGAacaaagagggagcgagaggaggagatgatATTTTTGGGCATG GCCATGGAGCCCAGAcacacccagccctgtcctgcCATAACAGCTGCCCTGGCCAACGAGGCCCGTCGGAGAGGCAAGCAGGAGGAGCATGAGGAGGACTACCAGAAGTCCATTGTGGCCATCACAGACAAACTCAGAGAGGTGGAGGGGCCCGACATGAGGGAGACCATGAAGGACCAGATCAGACAGTGGTTCATTGAATGCCA TGATGCAACAGGAACTTTCCCCGACTAcccagaggaggaggatggaggctcGACTCTCATCTTTGCGGAGAAAACACCTCAACAG TTAATGGAGGAACTAGCAGCGAAAGATGAGGAGGACGCCAACAAAAGCAcgaaagggaaggaggagaagaaggacaaaGGGAAGAAAGACaagggaaagggaggagatgaG GAGGAGGAATCTGGGCTAAAGATGCTGCCGTCTGCTTTCCTAGGAGATCTGGAAGTAGGACACAAGACCTTTGGTG AGGTGTGGCAGAATCGTACCGAGTCCAAGAACTTCAGCCAGAGGCACGAGGCTGAGCTGatcaaggaggagaagaggaaggagattgAGGTGGAGATCAGGTTGCAG GTGGATGAGCTGATGAGGCAGGAGCTGGCCAACTGGAAACTGGCCGTGGATAAAGATAAGGGTGGCAAGGCCAAGGGAGGCGCAAAG AAAAAGAAAGGGTCAAAAAGTGgaaagaagaaaaagaaagaCAAAGATCTGACAGCTGATAG GAATATTGAGTCTCTGTATCAGGAACTGGTGGAACAGGGCTTGTTGAAACAATCAGATAACGTTAAACTGCAGGATTATTTAG GCGACTATAGCTATCTGGGGACGACGTTAAGGCAAACTGACATTGAGCCCATGCCTTCGCTATCTGACGTGAGACAAGTTATAGCTCTGTACGCCGTCTTACCTTTAG GTTCACAGGTGGTCCATGAGAAGGCTCCTCTGGTGAAGGCCATCCTGCTGGCAGGGCCCGCGGGCGTAGGCAAGAAGATGCTGGTCCATGCCATCTGCCAGGAGACGGGTGCCAACCTATTTGATCTGTCACCTCTGAACCTGGCAGGGAAATACCCCGGCAAGAGTGGCCTGGCCATGATGCTCCACATGGTGTTCAAG GTTGCCAGACTGTTGCAGCCATCAGTGGTGTGGATTGGAGATACAGAGAAAATGTTTTACAAGAAAGTACCGAAGGAGGAAAAAGAG TTAGATCCAAAACGCTTGAAGAAAGACTTGCCCAAGATCCTCAAATCGATCAAAGGGGAAGATCGTGTTCTAGTCGTGGGAACGACTCATGATCCGTTCAATGCCGACCTCAAATCACTATGCAAAGTGTACAGCAAAATTATCCTCATTCCACGTCCTGACTACGCCTCACGATATG TAATGTGGAGGCAGTTGATCAAGAAGAACGGAGGACAGGTGACGGCTGCCCTGGACCTGAGCTCCTTGGCCAAGATCTCTGATGGCTACACGCAGGGTCATATGGTGCAGGTGGTGCGCAGCATACTGACAGAGCGCCGCGTCCAGCAGCTGACCAAGAGACCCCTGGGCGCCGCAGAGTTTGTGGCCCCGCTGGCCAAGATCGACCCTGTGTTTCAGGACGAGGAGGAGGCCCTGAAG AATTGGTATGCTAAAACTCCTCTGGGTAAGAAGCGAGCCAAGGCTGCCtcaggaaaggagggagaggaggaggcaccGACAAAGGGAGGCAAAGATGCTAAGAAGAAAGGGAAGAAGTAA